One region of Vescimonas fastidiosa genomic DNA includes:
- a CDS encoding ParB/RepB/Spo0J family partition protein has translation MADDKKNIPEAAPPTEAPTPAVENAAVLEQPSPGPALTDAEAVMLEHEGQAALFEMGEAVPDPADAVTHAEVEEPAAPEAHKAEKEQEQPPTPDKDDPAPAHSGKVVDFAAARDEAAKEEKKAVKQKPPTEKDKPAKPGRGRPPKEGKAAPDKPKPPKPWDKKSQSKPAPEKPAVDKGGAPVGAEATPEPSAPRDATRAEKEEIVYLNLSDLHPFKNHPFGVRDDAEMQGLVESVKAAGVNQPALVRPREDGGYEIIAGHRRQRASELAGFANMPCIVRNMTDDEAILAMTDDNLRHRERILPTEKAQSLKMQVEAIKHQGSRPGEEDKDAGKRSTQVVGDRNGMNYKQVQRYIRLTELVPDLQKMVDEKKLAFTPAVEISFIRPKHQKYIAVSIEGQQSSPSLSQAQKMRELDKDGKLNGDVIDGILSQEKKEVDKVIINSAELEKYFGKDKSPREMKDKIISLLDDWKAKQPPELGKPEKKTDLEK, from the coding sequence ATGGCAGATGATAAGAAAAACATTCCCGAGGCAGCCCCGCCCACCGAGGCTCCCACTCCTGCGGTAGAAAATGCCGCCGTGCTGGAGCAGCCCTCTCCCGGGCCTGCGCTGACCGACGCAGAGGCGGTCATGCTGGAGCATGAGGGGCAGGCGGCGCTCTTTGAAATGGGCGAGGCCGTGCCTGATCCCGCTGACGCTGTTACCCACGCCGAGGTGGAGGAGCCTGCCGCTCCCGAAGCTCACAAGGCCGAAAAGGAACAGGAGCAGCCGCCCACTCCCGACAAGGACGATCCCGCCCCGGCACATTCCGGCAAGGTGGTGGATTTCGCCGCTGCCCGTGACGAGGCGGCCAAGGAGGAGAAAAAGGCGGTCAAGCAGAAGCCGCCCACCGAAAAGGACAAGCCTGCCAAACCCGGCAGAGGCCGTCCGCCCAAGGAGGGCAAGGCCGCTCCCGATAAGCCTAAGCCGCCCAAACCTTGGGACAAAAAGTCCCAAAGCAAGCCCGCCCCGGAGAAGCCTGCCGTGGATAAGGGCGGCGCTCCCGTTGGTGCGGAGGCCACGCCGGAGCCGTCTGCGCCCCGTGACGCCACCCGCGCCGAAAAAGAGGAGATCGTCTATCTCAATCTGTCTGACCTGCACCCGTTCAAAAATCATCCCTTTGGTGTCCGGGACGATGCGGAGATGCAGGGGCTTGTGGAGTCGGTCAAGGCGGCGGGCGTCAATCAGCCCGCGCTGGTGCGTCCCCGTGAGGATGGCGGCTATGAGATCATCGCAGGCCACCGCCGCCAGAGGGCAAGTGAACTTGCCGGATTTGCGAATATGCCGTGTATCGTCCGCAACATGACGGACGATGAAGCCATCCTCGCCATGACGGATGACAACCTCCGTCACCGTGAGCGTATTTTGCCCACGGAAAAGGCGCAGTCGCTCAAAATGCAGGTGGAGGCCATCAAGCACCAAGGCTCCCGCCCCGGTGAAGAGGACAAGGACGCCGGAAAACGCTCCACGCAGGTCGTGGGAGATCGCAACGGCATGAACTACAAGCAGGTGCAGCGGTATATCCGCCTGACCGAGCTTGTGCCGGATTTGCAGAAAATGGTGGACGAGAAAAAACTGGCGTTCACCCCGGCGGTGGAAATCTCATTCATCCGCCCGAAGCATCAGAAATATATCGCCGTGTCCATTGAGGGGCAGCAGTCCTCGCCATCGCTGTCGCAGGCGCAGAAAATGCGGGAGCTGGACAAGGACGGCAAGCTCAACGGCGATGTAATCGACGGTATTCTGTCGCAGGAGAAAAAGGAGGTAGACAAGGTGATCATCAATAGTGCGGAACTGGAAAAGTATTTCGGCAAGGATAAGTCCCCGAGGGAAATGAAAGACAAGATCATTTCTCTGCTGGATGACTGGAAAGCCAAGCAGCCGCCCGAGCTGGGCAAGCCCGAAAAGAAAACGGATCTTGAAAAGTGA
- a CDS encoding DUF7768 domain-containing protein, producing MKRPLAYITAAWCGSDHENTKLAAQYCRTVYEAGFSPICPTLYQPLFLNDAVPEEHKSGIDMGRDLLRRSHVLMVCGHTVTEAMKNDIAVAQRLGITATTLEGILTVKGQGRR from the coding sequence ATGAAACGACCCCTCGCATATATTACTGCCGCATGGTGCGGCAGCGACCACGAAAACACAAAGCTGGCGGCGCAGTATTGCCGCACGGTGTATGAGGCGGGCTTTTCGCCCATCTGCCCGACGCTCTATCAGCCCCTTTTCCTCAATGACGCCGTTCCCGAGGAGCATAAGAGCGGCATCGACATGGGGCGCGACCTGCTCCGCCGTTCTCATGTGCTGATGGTGTGCGGTCATACCGTCACCGAGGCCATGAAGAACGACATCGCCGTTGCCCAGCGGCTCGGGATCACCGCCACCACCCTTGAGGGCATTTTGACCGTCAAGGGGCAGGGGCGCAGATAA
- a CDS encoding DNA cytosine methyltransferase — protein MTALRLGSLFDGIGVFPLAAVRCGIEPVWASEIEKAPISITKRHFPDMAHLGDVTKLDGREIPPVHIITFGSPCQNLSQIGNRKGLAGEKSSLFFQAIRIIREMREATNGLFPAIAVWENVMGAFSSNDRMDFRAVLSAFTDTDVSMPASGRWAGAGMVRGRTPDLCWRLMDAQHWASPRLARRQRIFLVADFGGRRSHEILFKPRTMQSLSASGRDSGLPAACGDRGSFIEAGRRVPITRPFQCFRMRASAKERTETAFRNSFGLPTDPFPTLLAGGISPFAFWYEDDPAGGCVRFPTETECERLMGLPEGWTRYGADGEEILSSHRYRALGNAIALPCAEYIMAGIAEALTKGGANDGI, from the coding sequence ATGACGGCGCTCCGGCTGGGGAGCCTGTTTGACGGGATCGGCGTGTTCCCGCTGGCGGCGGTGCGCTGCGGCATTGAGCCGGTATGGGCAAGCGAGATTGAAAAAGCCCCTATCTCCATCACCAAGCGCCACTTTCCCGATATGGCGCACTTGGGGGATGTGACAAAGCTGGACGGGCGGGAGATCCCGCCCGTCCATATCATCACCTTTGGCTCACCATGTCAAAATCTCTCGCAGATCGGCAACCGCAAAGGGCTTGCGGGAGAAAAGTCCAGCCTGTTTTTTCAAGCCATCCGCATTATCCGTGAAATGAGGGAGGCGACAAATGGTCTATTTCCAGCAATCGCTGTTTGGGAAAATGTCATGGGAGCGTTTTCATCAAATGACCGGATGGATTTTAGAGCCGTCCTATCCGCTTTCACAGACACCGATGTTTCAATGCCTGCTTCTGGAAGATGGGCAGGAGCCGGAATGGTGCGAGGGCGAACGCCTGACCTCTGTTGGCGGCTCATGGACGCCCAGCATTGGGCAAGCCCCCGGCTGGCACGACGGCAGCGCATCTTTCTTGTGGCAGACTTTGGAGGACGGCGCTCCCACGAAATACTTTTTAAGCCCCGCACAATGCAGTCACTTTCTGCATCTGGCAGAGATAGCGGGCTGCCCGCCGCCTGCGGAGATCGAGGCTCTTTTATTGAAGCAGGGCGGCGCGTACCAATTACCCGACCCTTTCAATGCTTCCGTATGCGGGCCTCCGCCAAGGAGCGGACGGAAACAGCGTTCCGAAACAGCTTCGGATTGCCAACTGACCCTTTTCCCACTCTGTTAGCGGGCGGCATTTCGCCCTTTGCCTTTTGGTACGAGGACGATCCCGCCGGGGGCTGCGTCCGCTTTCCCACGGAAACGGAATGTGAACGGCTCATGGGGCTGCCGGAGGGCTGGACAAGGTACGGCGCGGATGGCGAGGAAATCCTATCCTCCCATCGCTACCGGGCGTTGGGAAACGCCATCGCGCTGCCCTGTGCCGAGTACATCATGGCGGGGATCGCGGAGGCGCTGACAAAAGGAGGTGCAAATGACGGTATTTGA
- a CDS encoding antirestriction protein ArdA — MTVFEAYITNLGKYAEGQLVGETLKFPATTEEVQSRLKNIGVDGVRYEEFFITAFDGDVMGLYDYLTEYENLDELNHLAHLISELDSDEIETLEATLNKGDHTSSVADIINLVHNLDCYELHPGVTDDETLGRIYVEDMELLDVPDNVLPYFDFEAYGRDMRINEGGHFAPTGYLTRSGDFKEVYHGIEDIPAEHRIFAYPKLNIREQMAAYKEVIDRSSLEGKRLHPRKEHDDR; from the coding sequence ATGACGGTATTTGAAGCCTACATCACCAACCTCGGCAAATACGCCGAGGGGCAGCTTGTGGGCGAAACGCTGAAATTTCCGGCCACCACGGAGGAGGTGCAATCGCGTCTAAAGAACATCGGCGTGGACGGTGTGCGGTATGAGGAATTTTTCATCACCGCCTTTGACGGCGATGTGATGGGCTTATACGATTATCTCACCGAGTATGAAAACTTGGACGAGCTGAACCATTTGGCACATCTCATTTCCGAGCTGGACAGCGACGAGATCGAAACGTTGGAGGCTACGCTCAACAAGGGCGACCATACTTCCAGCGTGGCAGACATCATCAATCTCGTTCACAATCTGGACTGCTACGAGCTGCACCCCGGCGTGACCGACGATGAAACGCTGGGGCGCATCTATGTGGAGGACATGGAACTGTTGGATGTGCCGGACAATGTGCTGCCCTACTTCGATTTTGAAGCCTACGGGCGGGATATGCGGATCAACGAGGGCGGCCACTTCGCCCCCACAGGCTATCTGACCCGCAGCGGCGACTTCAAGGAGGTGTACCATGGGATCGAGGACATTCCCGCCGAACACCGTATTTTTGCGTACCCAAAGTTGAATATCCGGGAGCAGATGGCGGCCTACAAGGAGGTCATAGACCGTTCCTCTTTGGAGGGCAAACGCCTGCACCCGAGAAAGGAGCATGATGACCGCTGA
- a CDS encoding PcfB family protein translates to MKASKLTARGLAYVVRAVGRKIVKAHRAKQTPHGKQTVKKLMAHGTSTSSLELSGDTKLFDRVARKWNVDYAFYQTEPGKYLLFFKSGQADAMTACFSEYSRKVLDKPKSRQPTIPKQMKQAEQQLAKEKPPKEHIKEVSHDR, encoded by the coding sequence GTGAAAGCGTCGAAGCTGACCGCCCGGGGGCTTGCCTATGTTGTCCGGGCGGTGGGGCGCAAGATCGTCAAGGCGCACCGGGCAAAGCAGACACCTCACGGCAAGCAGACCGTGAAAAAGCTCATGGCGCACGGCACATCCACCAGCAGCCTTGAGCTGTCCGGGGACACGAAGCTCTTTGACCGGGTAGCCCGGAAGTGGAATGTGGACTATGCCTTTTATCAGACCGAACCGGGAAAATACCTGCTGTTCTTCAAGTCCGGGCAGGCGGACGCTATGACCGCCTGTTTTTCGGAATACTCCCGCAAGGTGCTGGATAAGCCCAAGTCCCGCCAGCCCACGATCCCCAAACAGATGAAGCAGGCGGAACAGCAGCTTGCCAAGGAAAAGCCGCCCAAGGAGCATATCAAGGAGGTGTCGCATGACAGATAA
- a CDS encoding recombinase family protein, with protein MHMTDYSKITALYSRLSVGDEDRDGGESNSIQNQKRILETYAKQNGFSNLQWYTDDGYSGANFQRPGFQAMLADIEAGKVGTVIVKDMSRLGRNYLQVGMYTEMIFPQKGVRFIAINDGVDSAQGDNDFAPLRNIFNEWLVRDTSKKIKAVKRSKGMSGKPVTSKPVYGYFMDEDENFIIDGEAAPVVRQIYSLCLAGNGPTKIARMLTEQEIPTPGTLEYRRTGSTRRYHPGYECKWATNTVVHILENREYTGCLVNFKTEKPSYKTKHSVENPIEKQAIFENHHEPIIDTQMWERVQELRKQRKRPNRYDEVGLFSGILFCADCGSVLYQQRYQNATRKQDCYICGSYKKRTRDCTAHFIRTDLLTAGVTDNLRKVTSYAAKHEARFMKLLIEQNEDGGKRRNAARKKELEAAEKRISELSAIFKRLYEDSVTGRISDERFTELSADYEAEQKELKERAAAIRAELSKAQEATVNAEKFMNVVRKYTSFEELTPTLLREFVEKIVVHECSYDENGTRRQDIDIYYSFVGKVDLPE; from the coding sequence ATGCACATGACTGATTATAGCAAAATTACAGCCCTTTACTCCCGCCTTTCCGTAGGCGACGAGGACAGGGACGGCGGCGAAAGCAACAGCATACAGAACCAGAAGCGTATTCTTGAAACCTATGCGAAGCAGAACGGCTTTTCCAATCTGCAATGGTACACAGATGACGGTTATTCTGGGGCGAACTTCCAAAGACCCGGTTTTCAAGCCATGCTTGCGGACATTGAAGCCGGAAAAGTCGGCACCGTTATCGTCAAGGATATGTCACGGTTAGGGCGAAACTATCTGCAAGTGGGAATGTATACGGAAATGATTTTCCCACAGAAAGGCGTCCGCTTTATCGCTATCAATGACGGAGTGGACAGCGCACAGGGCGACAATGATTTTGCCCCTCTGCGGAACATTTTTAACGAATGGCTGGTGAGAGATACGAGCAAGAAAATCAAAGCAGTAAAACGGTCTAAGGGTATGAGCGGGAAGCCCGTCACGAGCAAACCCGTATACGGCTACTTTATGGACGAGGACGAAAATTTTATCATTGACGGGGAAGCCGCCCCTGTTGTGCGGCAGATTTACAGCTTGTGCCTTGCCGGGAACGGGCCGACCAAGATAGCCCGTATGCTCACAGAGCAGGAGATCCCCACGCCGGGAACGCTGGAATACCGTCGGACGGGAAGCACCCGCCGCTACCACCCCGGCTATGAGTGCAAGTGGGCGACCAATACCGTGGTACATATCCTTGAAAACAGGGAGTACACGGGCTGTCTGGTAAACTTCAAGACGGAGAAGCCGTCCTACAAGACCAAGCACAGCGTAGAGAACCCCATTGAGAAACAGGCGATTTTCGAGAACCACCATGAGCCTATCATTGACACCCAGATGTGGGAGCGTGTGCAGGAGTTACGCAAGCAGCGCAAACGCCCGAACCGCTATGATGAAGTGGGCTTATTCTCCGGCATACTCTTTTGTGCCGACTGCGGCAGCGTCCTTTACCAGCAGCGTTACCAGAACGCCACCCGCAAGCAGGATTGTTATATCTGCGGGAGCTACAAGAAGCGTACCCGTGACTGTACGGCGCACTTTATCCGCACCGACCTGTTGACCGCCGGAGTGACCGACAATCTGCGGAAAGTCACCAGCTATGCAGCGAAGCACGAAGCCCGGTTTATGAAGCTGCTGATCGAGCAGAACGAGGACGGGGGCAAGCGCAGGAACGCCGCAAGGAAAAAGGAGCTGGAAGCCGCCGAGAAGCGTATCAGCGAGTTATCCGCTATCTTCAAGCGGCTGTATGAGGACAGCGTGACCGGGCGCATTTCAGACGAGCGTTTCACGGAGCTGTCGGCAGACTATGAAGCCGAGCAGAAAGAACTGAAAGAGAGAGCCGCCGCTATCCGGGCAGAGCTTTCCAAAGCGCAGGAAGCCACGGTAAACGCAGAAAAGTTTATGAATGTTGTCCGCAAGTACACCAGCTTTGAAGAACTTACCCCTACCCTTTTGCGTGAGTTTGTGGAGAAAATCGTTGTGCATGAGTGCAGCTATGACGAGAACGGCACACGCAGACAGGACATTGATATTTATTACTCTTTCGTTGGCAAGGTAGACCTGCCCGAATGA
- a CDS encoding VirB6/TrbL-like conjugal transfer protein, CD1112 family, translating to MGFLTDWLTDWLKELLIEGIMGNLTGLFDTVNSRVGEIAVQVGTTPAAWNAGVFSLIRQLSETVILPIAGLILTFVATYELIQLIIEKNNLHDLDYWIFFKWIFKTACAILILSNTFNIVMAVFDVSQSVIARAAGIVQGSTDISEAMLADLEATLETLGLGSLLGLWLQSLLIHVTMWAINIVIFVIVYGRMIEIYLLTSLAPIPVATLSNRELGNTGQNYLKSLFAVGFQGLLILVCVAIYAVLIQGIATSGDPIGAIWGCMGYSVLLCFCLFKTGSIARSVFSAH from the coding sequence ATGGGATTTCTCACCGACTGGCTGACAGACTGGCTAAAAGAGCTGCTGATCGAGGGGATCATGGGCAACCTCACAGGGCTTTTTGATACGGTCAATTCCCGTGTCGGAGAGATTGCGGTGCAAGTGGGAACTACCCCGGCGGCATGGAACGCCGGGGTGTTCTCCCTGATCCGGCAGCTTTCTGAAACGGTGATACTGCCGATTGCCGGTCTGATCCTCACTTTTGTTGCCACCTATGAGCTGATCCAGCTCATTATCGAGAAGAACAACCTGCATGATCTGGACTACTGGATCTTCTTCAAGTGGATATTCAAAACGGCCTGCGCCATTTTGATTTTGTCCAACACTTTCAATATCGTCATGGCCGTGTTCGATGTGTCCCAAAGCGTTATCGCCCGGGCAGCCGGGATCGTGCAAGGCTCAACGGATATTTCAGAGGCCATGCTTGCCGACTTGGAGGCCACGCTGGAAACGCTGGGGCTTGGCTCTCTGCTGGGGCTGTGGCTGCAATCCCTGCTCATTCATGTGACCATGTGGGCGATCAATATCGTGATTTTCGTCATCGTCTATGGCCGCATGATCGAAATATACCTGCTGACCAGCTTAGCCCCCATCCCCGTTGCCACGCTCTCCAACCGGGAGTTGGGCAATACCGGGCAGAACTATTTGAAGTCCCTGTTCGCCGTGGGCTTTCAAGGCTTGCTCATTCTCGTCTGCGTTGCCATCTATGCGGTGCTGATACAGGGCATCGCTACAAGCGGCGACCCCATCGGCGCGATATGGGGGTGCATGGGCTATTCCGTGCTGCTCTGCTTCTGCTTGTTCAAGACTGGCTCCATCGCCCGCAGCGTGTTCAGCGCACATTAA
- a CDS encoding type II toxin-antitoxin system prevent-host-death family antitoxin, which yields MPNIKPISDLRNYSEVLHDVAVGAPVFLTKNGRGRYAIVDMHDYEKTQATLRLMNELAKGRKSGEEKGWLTLEAVEEHLGITHE from the coding sequence ATGCCAAATATCAAACCCATTTCTGACTTGCGGAATTACAGCGAGGTACTGCATGATGTGGCTGTGGGCGCTCCTGTCTTTTTGACGAAAAACGGACGGGGGCGGTATGCCATCGTGGATATGCACGATTACGAAAAAACACAGGCCACCCTGCGTCTGATGAACGAGCTTGCCAAAGGTCGTAAGTCCGGCGAGGAGAAAGGCTGGCTGACCTTGGAGGCCGTGGAGGAACACCTTGGGATTACCCATGAATAA
- a CDS encoding type II toxin-antitoxin system RelE/ParE family toxin → MGLPMNNLHLSYEAQNDLFDIKDYIAEDLENPQAAIATVSKITKTIRMLRDRALIGTPLSSIADVDSDYRFLVSGNYMVFYRANGNDIYIDRVLYGRRDYLRILFTDIQSDTIE, encoded by the coding sequence TTGGGATTACCCATGAATAATCTGCACCTGTCCTACGAGGCGCAAAATGACCTTTTTGACATCAAGGACTATATCGCAGAGGATCTGGAAAATCCGCAGGCGGCAATCGCCACGGTAAGCAAAATCACAAAAACAATTCGTATGCTCCGTGACCGCGCGCTGATCGGCACACCGCTTTCCTCCATCGCAGATGTAGACAGCGATTATCGCTTCCTTGTCAGCGGAAACTATATGGTTTTCTACCGGGCGAATGGGAACGACATCTACATTGACCGTGTTCTGTATGGCCGTAGGGACTACCTGCGTATTCTATTTACAGATATACAGTCAGACACTATCGAATAA
- a CDS encoding MT-A70 family methyltransferase, whose translation MEKYPIIYADPPWRYSAKKVQGAAENHYPTMSIDELCALPVAELAAKDSALFMWATFPQLPEALRLIRAWGFTYKSVAFVWLKKNKKADSWFYGLGFWTRANAEVCLLATKGHPKRQAADIHQFIISPIEAHSKKPDETRDKIVALMGDLPRVELFARQTAPGWDVWGNEVKPTIPDFGTSCPKLEVTD comes from the coding sequence ATCGAAAAGTACCCCATCATTTACGCTGACCCGCCGTGGCGCTACTCTGCAAAGAAAGTACAGGGCGCGGCGGAAAATCACTATCCCACCATGAGCATTGATGAATTGTGTGCGCTGCCTGTGGCCGAGCTTGCGGCCAAGGACAGCGCCCTTTTTATGTGGGCGACCTTTCCCCAACTCCCGGAGGCTCTGCGGCTGATCCGTGCGTGGGGCTTCACCTATAAAAGTGTCGCTTTTGTCTGGCTCAAAAAGAACAAAAAGGCGGATAGCTGGTTTTATGGGCTGGGCTTCTGGACGCGGGCCAACGCTGAGGTTTGCCTGCTGGCGACCAAGGGACACCCCAAGCGGCAGGCCGCCGACATTCACCAGTTTATCATTTCGCCCATCGAAGCCCACAGCAAAAAGCCGGACGAAACCCGTGACAAGATCGTTGCCCTCATGGGCGATTTGCCCCGTGTGGAGCTGTTCGCACGGCAGACCGCTCCCGGCTGGGATGTGTGGGGCAACGAGGTAAAGCCGACGATCCCGGACTTTGGGACAAGTTGTCCCAAACTGGAGGTGACAGACTGA
- a CDS encoding PrgI family protein: MPYVNVPNDLSKIKTKIAFNLTKRQLICFGAGAVIGVPTYLLTRQAIGNTGALFAMLAIMLPAFLLAMYEKDGLPFEKVIRNIIRVKFTRPGIRPYRTENIYAPFVRKEEPIEQSKEAEKRK, translated from the coding sequence ATGCCCTATGTGAATGTCCCAAATGACCTTTCTAAGATCAAGACAAAGATCGCGTTCAACCTCACCAAGCGGCAGCTTATTTGTTTCGGCGCTGGTGCGGTTATCGGCGTTCCTACCTACCTTTTGACCCGGCAGGCCATCGGCAACACCGGGGCGCTGTTCGCTATGCTGGCGATCATGCTCCCGGCGTTCCTGCTGGCGATGTACGAAAAGGACGGCTTACCCTTTGAAAAGGTGATCCGCAATATCATCCGGGTCAAGTTTACCCGCCCCGGCATCCGCCCGTACCGAACGGAAAATATCTACGCCCCATTTGTGCGAAAGGAGGAGCCTATTGAGCAAAGCAAAGAAGCAGAAAAACGGAAATAA